The following proteins come from a genomic window of Gottfriedia acidiceleris:
- a CDS encoding amino acid ABC transporter ATP-binding protein, whose translation MIEFKHVNKFYGDFQVLKDINLTINKGEVVVVIGPSGSGKSTLLRCINHLEAINDGTLTVSGISVGDKKTDLNKLRRNIGMVFQHFYLYPHKTVLENITLAPMKALGQSREKADETAKHFLEKVGILEKAKSYPSQLSGGQQQRVAIARGLAMKPDIMLFDEPTSALDPEMIGEVLDVMKALAREGMTMVVVTHEMGFAREVADRIVFMDEGRILEEATPAEFYENPREERARLFLSRILNH comes from the coding sequence ATGATTGAATTTAAACATGTAAATAAGTTTTATGGTGATTTTCAAGTCTTGAAAGATATTAATCTCACAATCAATAAAGGTGAAGTTGTTGTAGTGATTGGGCCATCTGGTTCTGGTAAAAGTACTTTGTTGCGTTGTATCAATCACCTGGAAGCAATTAATGACGGGACACTTACAGTCAGTGGGATTTCTGTTGGGGATAAAAAAACAGATCTCAATAAGCTAAGACGCAATATTGGAATGGTTTTTCAGCATTTTTATTTATATCCGCACAAAACTGTGCTTGAAAATATCACTCTAGCTCCTATGAAAGCGCTGGGTCAATCTAGGGAAAAGGCTGATGAAACAGCCAAACATTTTCTTGAAAAGGTAGGCATTTTAGAGAAAGCGAAATCTTATCCTTCCCAGCTTTCTGGTGGTCAGCAACAGCGTGTAGCAATTGCTCGCGGGCTTGCGATGAAACCGGATATTATGCTTTTTGATGAACCTACTTCGGCACTTGATCCTGAAATGATTGGTGAAGTGCTTGATGTTATGAAGGCCCTTGCTAGAGAAGGCATGACGATGGTTGTCGTGACTCATGAAATGGGCTTTGCCAGAGAGGTTGCCGACCGAATCGTCTTTATGGATGAGGGTCGCATTTTAGAAGAAGCAACTCCGGCTGAGTTTTATGAGAACCCGCGTGAAGAACGGGCTCGATTATTCTTAAGTCGTATATTAAATCATTAA